In Spirosoma pollinicola, the genomic window TCAAACAACGAAATAGCCTTCTCCGGCGACTGGGCAAAAATAGGCAGACTAGTAAAGGCTTGCCCAGCTACACTAACAAATAGGATAACCAGCTGGCTCACTAGCAGCGGCCTGCGAGAAGAAAATAATGGCGATTTAGGCGTTGTGGACTTCGCTACAGAAGCATCCAGCCAAATACGGCCTGACGTAAGTAGTACATAAATTTGCCGGATTGATTTCATGGTTCAATAATCTAGTGAATGTTACAAAGCCGGATAATTTTTAGCGGTATCGTCCAGCACCAATACCCAATCCTGACCGTAGCCCTGCGTTGGTGGTTTAAACTGGACTGGCTTCTGATTATCGAATGTATTCGCCGATTGCGTTTTGCCCGAACGTGGATCGAACCAGGTTGCGGTAACCGTTTTGCCCGAAATCTTTCCCGGATTCACCGTAAACGGCTTCCCGGCAGCTGAATAGATAAGGGCATAATCGGTGCCCCGCGTGGCCTGAATCCGTTCAGATGGGTTCAGGTTATTTTCTACAATGAGCGACTGGTCGGGCACACGATCGAGAATGGGACGGGCTGTCATTAATCGCTTAACATGTTTCATCTGATTGGCACCAGATAAGTCGAGGGCTTCCTGCCAGAAAATATGCGGCCCATTAACCGCAGGCCGCTTTGCACTGTACATCTGCCAGATGTCGTGGCAGCCATAGGTGTGTCCATGAGCACCCGCAAACAAATCAAGATACGCATACAGGCGAACGTCATAGGCATTGGAGGTGCCTAAGTCTTTGACGTTAAAACAAACCGGATGATCTTCGTAAATTGGTTCGGCATCCATCGTCGGTTTTGTGGGCTGGTTATTGTACGACACAGTAATATTATCGTACATCGGCGTATCGCGGCAATGCCCGTTTTGGTGCATATTGAAATCGAACCACGCATCGCTTTTAAACCACTTCGACGCCCCTCCGTTCAACCCGTTGGGTTGTGGGTGATAGGTCATGAGGGCTTTATCGGTCCCGCCCACGGCCTCCTGAATGCCAGCAGCCATTGCCCGCCACAGCTCTACGTCAGTCGAACCATCGCGCGGCTGACGATCGCCACCCAACACCCAAACAATGTTTTCGCGGCTTTTGTAGCGATTGCCCAGATACTGTCCATACACCTTCGCGTTGGACGGGTTAAAAATTTCTGGCCCTTGTCCCCAGCTACTCTTAAAGATCTTATCGCCCCAGGTAGGTAGAAAAGCGATGACAAGTCCATACTGAGCGGCTTTGTCAATAATATAGTCAACGTGGTTGAAATAGGCTTCGTTTGGCTTTGTAGGGTCATTGTCTACGAGCGGCACCTCGCCATAAGGATTCGGTTCTTTTAGGCCATCGAACTCGGCCAGGGCTACAGCCTGCACAACAGTAAAGCCCTGCTCGGCCCGATGTTTGAGATATTGATCGGCTTCTTCCCGGTTAAGCCGGTGAAACAGTTCCCAGGCGGTATCGCCCAGCCAGAAAAACGGTGTACCATTTTGATGAACCAGATACCGTTTATTATCCGAGACTTTCAGCCGCCCGTTGGCGAAGGGTTTTTGAGCCAACACAAAACCAGACAGGCAGGTAAACAAAAACAGGAAAACAGACTTCTTCATAAGGTTTAGAAACAGGAAACCAAAAGGCCATAAACCTATTTCTTATACTCCTGTTTCTTATAGCTTAGCCCGCGGTCTATACTCCTTATATACTGTCGTATCCAACCCTGTTATTGACGCTTTAGCATCCCTATGCAGAAACTCGATACTGTATCTTTGTGCTACCAGCAACTAGCAAACCATGCAAAAGATCACGACATTCCTAACGTTCGACAATCAGGCGGAAGAGGCCGCCAATCTGTATACATCTATATTCAAAAACGCAAGTATCGGTCGTGTTAGCCGCTACGGCGAGGGAACTGTCCTATCGGTC contains:
- a CDS encoding glycoside hydrolase family 140 protein, which produces MKKSVFLFLFTCLSGFVLAQKPFANGRLKVSDNKRYLVHQNGTPFFWLGDTAWELFHRLNREEADQYLKHRAEQGFTVVQAVALAEFDGLKEPNPYGEVPLVDNDPTKPNEAYFNHVDYIIDKAAQYGLVIAFLPTWGDKIFKSSWGQGPEIFNPSNAKVYGQYLGNRYKSRENIVWVLGGDRQPRDGSTDVELWRAMAAGIQEAVGGTDKALMTYHPQPNGLNGGASKWFKSDAWFDFNMHQNGHCRDTPMYDNITVSYNNQPTKPTMDAEPIYEDHPVCFNVKDLGTSNAYDVRLYAYLDLFAGAHGHTYGCHDIWQMYSAKRPAVNGPHIFWQEALDLSGANQMKHVKRLMTARPILDRVPDQSLIVENNLNPSERIQATRGTDYALIYSAAGKPFTVNPGKISGKTVTATWFDPRSGKTQSANTFDNQKPVQFKPPTQGYGQDWVLVLDDTAKNYPAL